In one Chryseobacterium camelliae genomic region, the following are encoded:
- a CDS encoding MFS transporter produces MQMNSTSGISRTVIWLMSVISGLVVANNYYNQPLLALISDDLHVPESAASKISVLTQLGYAAGLLLIVPLGDKLFRKKLILVDLVLVFVSLLWMTFAQELWMLYAASLLIGATSVIPQLFVPIAAELSSDKEKSSNIGIVMSGLLLGILLSRFVGGIVGEMWGWRAMFGIAAGIMVLVWFAVHKMLPDLQPNFKGTYRELMKSVFHLAKTQPVLRLASFRGAMAFGSMCALFTTLVFHMEKPPFNAGSSVVGSFGLAGAVGALAAAKVGKLQRFLDLDRIILYSLLIVLGSWVFTYFAGETYWGLIVGVILVDLGVQSSHIMNQTNYFLIKSNAVNRLNTVYMVSYFIGGSLGTWTASIAWQYAQWSGVCLVGATMGILALIAHLMFSKRLSLN; encoded by the coding sequence ATGCAGATGAATTCTACCAGCGGTATCTCTCGTACTGTCATTTGGTTGATGTCCGTGATTTCAGGACTTGTTGTTGCGAATAACTACTATAACCAGCCTTTGTTGGCACTTATTTCTGATGATTTGCATGTTCCGGAAAGTGCGGCAAGTAAAATTTCGGTTCTTACACAGCTCGGTTATGCTGCCGGATTATTGCTAATCGTTCCTTTGGGGGATAAACTTTTCCGAAAAAAGCTAATCTTAGTAGACTTAGTTTTAGTTTTTGTATCATTGTTGTGGATGACTTTCGCTCAGGAATTATGGATGCTGTATGCAGCCAGCCTGTTGATCGGGGCAACCTCGGTCATTCCGCAATTATTTGTTCCGATTGCAGCAGAATTGTCTTCAGATAAAGAAAAATCATCCAATATCGGGATTGTTATGTCCGGATTATTGCTTGGAATCCTTTTATCCAGATTTGTAGGGGGAATTGTCGGAGAAATGTGGGGTTGGAGAGCCATGTTCGGAATTGCAGCCGGAATTATGGTTCTGGTATGGTTTGCAGTCCATAAAATGCTCCCTGATTTGCAACCCAATTTTAAAGGAACTTACAGGGAATTGATGAAATCCGTTTTCCATCTGGCAAAAACCCAGCCTGTTTTACGACTGGCGTCTTTCCGGGGTGCAATGGCTTTCGGATCGATGTGCGCGTTGTTTACGACTCTGGTCTTCCATATGGAGAAACCACCTTTCAATGCCGGTTCCTCCGTTGTAGGAAGTTTCGGATTGGCGGGAGCGGTCGGAGCTTTAGCAGCAGCGAAAGTCGGGAAACTTCAGCGTTTTTTGGATTTGGACAGAATTATCCTGTATTCTCTTCTGATTGTTCTGGGAAGCTGGGTTTTTACTTATTTTGCAGGAGAAACATATTGGGGATTGATAGTAGGAGTTATTTTGGTAGATTTGGGAGTACAGTCCAGTCATATTATGAATCAAACCAATTATTTTTTAATTAAATCCAATGCTGTTAACAGACTAAATACCGTGTATATGGTTTCCTATTTCATCGGTGGTTCCTTAGGAACGTGGACAGCTTCCATCGCTTGGCAATACGCACAATGGAGCGGGGTTTGTTTGGTGGGAGCAACGATGGGAATATTGGCTCTGATCGCCCATTTAATGTTTAGTAAAAGATTAAGTTTGAACTAA
- a CDS encoding MBL fold metallo-hydrolase, translating into MKIIPLKEGNFSTSKTKDFTLLTDENKDIVKGIKMSVTPFLIITEKDTILLDAGIGWKNEDGKTVISAILEQENISPGQITKVLLSHLHKDHIETVITRTEDGFEPTFPNAEIYIQKRELGFALENRGNFSFDFDTLEKLIELENMVWMDEDKGSITEEISFEVVGGHTPFMQVFWIKEGKEIVFYGADNLPQESYLKYHLAYKSDFDGRKAMELRLKWQKEAIENHWKVLLYHDLNKAVIEF; encoded by the coding sequence ATGAAAATTATACCATTAAAAGAAGGCAATTTTTCTACCAGTAAAACGAAAGATTTCACGCTCTTAACAGACGAAAATAAAGATATTGTTAAAGGAATTAAAATGTCGGTCACTCCTTTTTTAATTATTACGGAAAAGGATACCATTCTTTTAGACGCAGGAATCGGTTGGAAAAATGAGGATGGAAAGACGGTCATTTCTGCAATTCTTGAACAGGAAAACATCAGTCCCGGTCAGATTACTAAAGTATTGCTTTCACACCTTCATAAGGATCATATTGAAACGGTTATAACCCGCACCGAAGATGGTTTTGAGCCCACTTTTCCCAATGCTGAAATCTATATTCAAAAGCGGGAACTGGGGTTTGCTTTAGAAAACAGGGGAAATTTTTCTTTTGATTTTGATACGTTGGAAAAACTGATTGAACTGGAGAATATGGTCTGGATGGACGAAGATAAAGGCAGTATCACAGAAGAAATTTCCTTTGAGGTTGTCGGTGGTCATACTCCTTTTATGCAGGTTTTTTGGATCAAGGAAGGTAAAGAAATTGTTTTTTACGGAGCCGATAATCTTCCTCAGGAGTCTTATTTAAAATATCATCTTGCTTATAAAAGTGATTTCGATGGCAGAAAAGCAATGGAACTCAGATTAAAATGGCAAAAAGAAGCGATCGAAAATCATTGGAAAGTCTTGTTGTATCATGATCTTAATAAAGCTGTTATAGAGTTTTAA
- a CDS encoding chloramphenicol acetyltransferase: MKVIDFESWNRKEHFEFFSSMKSPFFGFTTEVDCTKAYDDAKEKGYSFYAVYLYKSMVAINTVDELKLRIVDGNVVVYDEVHVGGTIGRPDGTFGFSFFRYAPDFETFNANLQKEIQAVQNSTGLGISNDVLPINHIRHTTIPWNSFSAILHPTNFDPKECIPKIAFGKFSIKNGRKLMPVSIEAHHGLADGLHLAKYIEEFQKQLDL; the protein is encoded by the coding sequence ATGAAGGTAATCGATTTTGAAAGTTGGAACAGAAAAGAACATTTTGAATTTTTCTCAAGCATGAAAAGTCCGTTTTTCGGATTTACAACCGAGGTTGACTGCACAAAGGCATACGATGACGCAAAAGAAAAAGGCTATTCTTTTTATGCTGTTTATCTTTATAAATCAATGGTTGCCATCAATACCGTAGACGAATTAAAACTCAGAATTGTCGATGGAAATGTAGTTGTATATGATGAGGTACATGTCGGAGGAACCATTGGAAGACCGGACGGAACCTTCGGATTTTCATTTTTCCGTTATGCTCCGGATTTTGAGACTTTTAATGCCAACTTACAGAAAGAAATACAAGCTGTTCAGAATTCGACGGGTTTAGGAATCAGTAACGATGTTTTACCGATTAATCACATCAGACATACCACAATTCCCTGGAATTCTTTCAGTGCAATACTGCATCCGACAAATTTTGATCCCAAAGAATGTATTCCCAAAATTGCCTTTGGAAAATTCAGTATTAAAAACGGAAGAAAATTGATGCCTGTTTCCATAGAAGCTCATCATGGATTGGCAGACGGACTGCATTTAGCCAAATATATTGAAGAATTTCAAAAACAACTTGATCTTTAA
- a CDS encoding LTA synthase family protein, producing MFKGRFSALFSILVLYISLSFLIRAGFLAVSIKDIDFNIFSVFRAFFTGFLFDFTIGSLFLLLYGTYLLLLPKKFIGSVFDKVFSYFYYTLIFIIIYFSLLAEIPFWDEFGARFNFIAVDYLIYTYEVVENINQSYPLPLIAAVLILLIVMTFVVFKKLKVFKNTFTDKKPLSLRALYFFPLTIITIALALVLKNKQAEFSNNLIINELGKNGAFSFVTAFKSNELDYQTFYPKVSGQEAYKTLKKNLLQNNQTYASTQYDEISRLTQGDNLQNPNIILIAIESFSAEFLAAFGNTSNLTPNYDKLANESVFFTNLYATGTRTVRGMEALTLCVPPTPGNSIVRRPNNQNLFSISTILQARKYHPYFIYGGDGYFDNMNNFFGGQGFDIVDRDRGNPLSDEIKTKRYAIKDQEVNFENAWGICDEDLYKQSIKYADLSSKQNKPFFQFVMTTSNHKPYTFPKGKIDLPQGERDAAVKYTDYALGQFIATAKTKPWFKNTVFLIVADHCASSAGKWEINIDKHHIPAIIYNLNQKPEKIDRLTSQIDLMPTLFGYLSWNYNTSLYGKDINQTKAGEERAFLGNYRTLGLLKNNIFTQIDDRKRVKQFNVTGADQSLSEVSTKNNKLVAETIAYYQTASERFKNGKMKQK from the coding sequence ATGTTCAAGGGCAGATTCTCTGCCTTGTTTAGTATTTTAGTGTTATACATTTCCTTATCATTTTTAATAAGAGCGGGTTTTCTTGCTGTTTCGATAAAAGATATAGATTTTAACATTTTCTCTGTTTTCAGAGCTTTTTTTACCGGCTTTCTCTTTGACTTTACAATAGGCTCGTTGTTTTTACTTTTGTATGGAACCTATCTTTTACTGCTTCCAAAAAAATTTATAGGCTCCGTTTTTGATAAGGTTTTCAGTTATTTCTATTATACACTCATCTTTATTATTATTTACTTCAGCCTTTTGGCGGAAATTCCGTTTTGGGATGAATTTGGAGCAAGGTTCAATTTTATTGCGGTAGATTATTTGATCTACACGTATGAAGTGGTGGAAAACATCAACCAGTCATATCCTTTACCGCTTATTGCAGCAGTTCTGATCCTTCTTATTGTCATGACATTTGTGGTATTCAAAAAATTAAAGGTTTTTAAAAATACTTTTACAGATAAAAAACCTTTATCATTACGTGCATTATATTTCTTTCCTTTGACAATCATTACGATAGCTTTAGCTTTGGTTCTGAAAAATAAGCAGGCAGAATTCAGCAATAACCTTATTATTAATGAACTGGGAAAAAACGGTGCATTTTCTTTTGTAACGGCTTTCAAATCAAATGAACTTGATTACCAGACATTCTACCCGAAAGTATCTGGTCAGGAAGCTTACAAAACTTTAAAGAAAAACCTTTTACAAAACAATCAGACTTACGCTTCAACACAATACGATGAAATTTCAAGACTTACCCAAGGCGATAATCTACAGAACCCGAATATTATTTTAATTGCTATTGAAAGCTTCAGCGCAGAATTTCTGGCCGCATTCGGAAATACAAGCAATCTTACGCCCAATTATGATAAGCTGGCGAATGAAAGTGTATTTTTCACCAATTTATATGCAACGGGAACAAGAACGGTAAGAGGAATGGAAGCCCTTACTTTATGTGTGCCTCCAACACCGGGAAACAGTATTGTAAGAAGACCGAACAATCAGAATTTATTCTCCATTTCTACCATTTTACAGGCAAGAAAATACCATCCTTATTTCATATATGGTGGTGACGGTTATTTTGATAATATGAATAACTTTTTTGGAGGGCAAGGTTTTGATATCGTAGACAGGGACAGAGGAAATCCTTTATCCGATGAAATTAAAACAAAAAGATACGCGATAAAAGATCAGGAAGTTAATTTTGAAAATGCATGGGGAATTTGTGATGAAGATCTTTATAAACAGTCTATAAAATATGCCGACCTGAGCAGCAAGCAAAACAAGCCGTTCTTTCAGTTTGTCATGACGACTTCCAATCATAAGCCTTATACCTTCCCGAAAGGTAAAATTGACCTTCCGCAAGGAGAAAGAGATGCTGCTGTAAAATATACCGATTATGCTTTAGGACAATTTATTGCGACTGCTAAAACCAAGCCTTGGTTCAAAAACACCGTATTTTTAATTGTAGCAGACCACTGTGCAAGCAGCGCCGGAAAATGGGAAATTAACATCGATAAACATCATATTCCTGCGATTATTTATAACCTTAATCAAAAACCTGAAAAAATAGACCGTCTGACGTCTCAAATCGATCTTATGCCCACATTATTCGGATATTTAAGCTGGAATTACAACACGAGCTTGTACGGAAAAGACATCAACCAGACAAAAGCGGGAGAAGAAAGAGCCTTCCTTGGAAATTACAGAACACTGGGATTACTTAAAAACAATATATTTACACAGATTGACGACAGAAAGAGAGTAAAGCAGTTCAATGTTACCGGAGCGGATCAATCTTTATCTGAAGTAAGTACCAAAAACAACAAATTGGTTGCAGAAACCATTGCGTACTACCAAACCGCAAGTGAAAGATTTAAAAACGGAAAAATGAAGCAGAAATAA
- a CDS encoding DsbA family oxidoreductase, giving the protein MKIEIWSDVMCPFCYIGKNNFEQALEKLPFKDEIEVEWKSFQLDPTLNPNETKNTIEYFREKKGFPEAQAQQMIGQVLQMGKGAGIDFNFEKALITNTFSAHKLIHLAKKHNKANEMEEALFIAHFIDGKNVGDLDTLISLAESLGIDKEEAKLALTSEEFDYEINQDILEARNNGVSGVPFFVLNGKYAVSGAQPVELFTNALQQTYNETVTPLKNHSDNGASCDADGCEI; this is encoded by the coding sequence ATGAAAATAGAAATCTGGTCGGATGTGATGTGTCCGTTTTGTTATATCGGAAAAAATAATTTTGAACAGGCGTTGGAAAAATTGCCTTTTAAAGATGAAATAGAAGTAGAGTGGAAGAGTTTCCAGCTTGATCCTACTTTAAATCCTAATGAGACTAAAAATACCATCGAATATTTCAGAGAAAAAAAAGGTTTTCCTGAAGCTCAGGCACAACAAATGATCGGTCAGGTTTTGCAAATGGGAAAAGGAGCAGGAATTGATTTTAATTTTGAGAAAGCATTAATTACCAATACTTTTTCAGCTCACAAACTGATCCATTTAGCAAAAAAACACAATAAAGCTAATGAAATGGAGGAAGCTCTTTTCATTGCTCATTTCATCGACGGAAAAAATGTCGGAGACCTTGACACCCTAATTTCTCTAGCAGAATCTTTAGGTATTGACAAAGAAGAAGCAAAGCTGGCTTTAACCTCGGAAGAATTTGATTATGAGATCAACCAGGATATATTGGAAGCAAGAAATAACGGGGTTTCCGGGGTTCCTTTTTTTGTGTTAAACGGAAAATATGCCGTTTCCGGAGCTCAGCCGGTTGAACTTTTTACAAATGCTCTTCAGCAAACCTACAATGAGACCGTTACTCCTTTAAAAAATCATTCAGATAACGGAGCCTCTTGTGACGCAGATGGATGTGAAATTTAA
- a CDS encoding GNAT family N-acetyltransferase: MPSIIISKAGIKELATIQKLGRETFYETFAQHNSEEEMQNYLDKSFASEKLTAELNNPDSQFFIAWEEDLPIGYLKLNSGKAQTELQDDTSLEIERIYVKSSHHGKKVGQILYDKALEIAQQEKKKYIWLGVWDENLRAVNFYKKNGFVEFDKHIFRLGNDEQTDLMMKKTLG, encoded by the coding sequence ATGCCATCCATAATCATCAGTAAAGCCGGTATCAAAGAGCTTGCAACCATTCAAAAGCTTGGAAGGGAAACTTTTTATGAGACTTTTGCACAACATAATTCTGAAGAAGAAATGCAAAATTATCTGGATAAAAGTTTTGCTTCGGAAAAATTAACAGCCGAGCTTAACAATCCGGATTCCCAATTTTTTATTGCCTGGGAAGAAGATCTGCCAATTGGCTATTTAAAACTAAATTCAGGAAAAGCACAAACAGAATTGCAGGACGACACTTCCCTTGAAATTGAAAGGATTTATGTAAAAAGCAGTCATCACGGCAAAAAAGTGGGACAGATTTTATATGATAAAGCTTTGGAAATCGCTCAGCAGGAAAAGAAAAAATATATCTGGTTGGGAGTTTGGGATGAAAACCTTAGAGCAGTTAATTTTTATAAGAAAAATGGATTCGTAGAGTTCGACAAACATATTTTCAGATTAGGAAATGATGAGCAGACTGATCTGATGATGAAAAAAACACTCGGTTAA
- a CDS encoding tyrosine-protein phosphatase, protein MKKIILTLAVATLGISVHAQIKDSARRVVKMEGAYNFRDTGGYKTSDGKEVTLGKVFRSDAIDKLSDKDLKTFKDKKIVTVVDFRGVEEAKKAQDRLPANTTYILCPAGSNNLPTAQDMAKFLKDKNFLFDMYGEGGLPYFGERYRTLFVQLLTLKPDEALLFHCTGGRDRTGMASALFLNILGVPQDVIESDYVASNFYLAKNPTMQGMYSGLSKMSGLTQAEIKQQMELRPELIRNFFAAINKKYGSVENFFQVEMGMGQREIAVLKQKYLK, encoded by the coding sequence ATGAAAAAAATAATTTTAACATTGGCAGTTGCTACATTAGGAATTTCAGTACATGCACAAATAAAAGACAGCGCAAGACGTGTCGTGAAGATGGAAGGTGCTTACAATTTCAGAGATACGGGAGGTTATAAAACTTCTGACGGAAAAGAAGTAACATTGGGAAAAGTATTCAGAAGTGATGCGATCGACAAATTGTCTGATAAAGATTTAAAGACTTTTAAAGATAAAAAAATCGTGACCGTAGTAGACTTCAGAGGAGTGGAAGAAGCCAAAAAAGCACAGGACAGGCTTCCTGCAAACACTACTTATATTCTTTGCCCTGCAGGAAGCAATAATCTTCCTACCGCTCAGGACATGGCAAAGTTTTTAAAAGACAAGAATTTCTTGTTTGATATGTACGGAGAAGGCGGATTACCTTATTTCGGAGAAAGATACAGAACTTTATTCGTTCAGTTATTGACCTTAAAACCGGATGAAGCGTTGCTTTTCCATTGTACGGGAGGACGCGACAGAACGGGAATGGCTTCTGCCTTATTCCTGAATATTTTAGGAGTTCCTCAGGATGTGATTGAAAGTGATTACGTTGCTTCAAACTTCTATCTGGCAAAAAATCCTACAATGCAAGGAATGTATTCCGGGCTTTCAAAAATGTCGGGATTAACGCAAGCGGAAATCAAGCAGCAAATGGAATTAAGACCTGAATTAATCAGAAACTTCTTCGCAGCCATCAACAAAAAATACGGAAGCGTAGAAAACTTCTTCCAGGTAGAAATGGGAATGGGACAGAGAGAAATTGCAGTTTTAAAACAGAAATATCTTAAATAA
- a CDS encoding nucleosidase: protein MITVNHQHQFPIEDTLFVFALDSEAGKVFNDKNKLITGIGKVNAAMELTKEIHRKKPKLIVNLGSAGSKNFGKGEVICCTKFIQRDMDVRGLGFSLYETPLSGIPPVLEYGLKKNDLSEGICGSGDSFEMNHSETAYNIVDMEAYPLALIAMKENIPFLCLKYISDDAGSDAADDWTVQVHLASEAFNKILFS, encoded by the coding sequence ATGATAACAGTAAACCACCAACATCAGTTTCCTATTGAAGACACCCTTTTCGTTTTTGCTTTGGATTCGGAAGCAGGAAAAGTGTTTAATGATAAAAATAAATTAATTACAGGCATCGGAAAAGTAAATGCCGCGATGGAACTTACTAAAGAAATTCATCGCAAAAAGCCAAAACTAATCGTTAATCTGGGTTCTGCAGGAAGTAAAAACTTCGGTAAAGGAGAAGTTATCTGCTGTACCAAATTCATTCAGCGTGATATGGATGTAAGAGGTCTTGGATTTAGCTTATACGAAACTCCGCTGTCCGGAATTCCGCCTGTTTTAGAATACGGATTAAAAAAGAATGATCTTTCGGAAGGTATTTGCGGAAGTGGCGACAGTTTTGAAATGAATCATTCAGAAACCGCTTACAATATTGTGGATATGGAAGCTTATCCTTTGGCATTGATAGCGATGAAAGAAAACATTCCGTTCCTTTGTCTAAAATACATTTCGGATGATGCAGGAAGTGATGCCGCAGATGACTGGACGGTACAGGTTCATTTAGCTTCCGAAGCGTTTAACAAAATTTTATTTTCTTAA